The following are encoded together in the Euwallacea fornicatus isolate EFF26 chromosome 11, ASM4011564v1, whole genome shotgun sequence genome:
- the l(2)k09022 gene encoding HEAT repeat-containing protein 1, with product MSTSLATQLRQLAVPSTNIYKDDKKRCSLLFDPKEAASIRGDIVFEIGLEGLQQLVAKDETFLEFLDNLFHPSSKDFDRNIHSKEENKKIDKIIKRFFVVIGPYILTNAAHKALEWLYFRYHINEFNKTDLITTVIPYYTTNIFVRVVQTCSFNQTSDPYYFLSAIKKSGTQLDRLSLFRQVHSNGKIIKCLTKFLTQLLKTHSDQTLTVHFNFYCTILCGAIEVSKDIKDPFITEILPLLLEGLSSEIPDFASATFVITARLLSKCTLSRKLLDVILEKVFDLKCKSVAMEAALLVTLVYQLQPQYTVLSEGALSNLLQSSSLLDNLGVLHSTGSCVYPCLKVIIEEFLKRGISENEPAFRLILCHIVNKIEFDSSFITYFIGLLLDKTNKKAINNVDIKYWLQDIINMLQSKYSDKFTDSMAKVFKDENADHRHQIVNKLRLNKRKSKHSINWTRIDFIQPKFEEKLLSILKGLVKLVGKSVVPIPKIEDIKALKTSLNNAFEKLKSFGEYEESRSLIEPMMDVDSSDVNKIIEGVLNVCSAGVLSETSLQGLLYAVEKTLPTSQCFQLQSVTAGINLLAILSNESSDIRNTTIEVMSQLLKNQETETNCSWFLTKLLTYKEEILADSEQVALATLKLMNFPKGKRFLSDITSIMCLKDTPLHVTYGALQLTVHINDFQFLEQLNQHFLELFKNRSEFSNLESKILCKLVESIQQPIISQVTLTAHTWRFIVFALNKMVIIDTSQEEAVTLPTIVLGQLSKDLYHFLPEDLLAEFLGLICDLSAISEDPQFSALASKIFKHIDLDVNLVAKILKGMSEIQSDRPITPRKRPQGPTLDVVDTLAWKKGVCLLEFIQSKKKIRNSQILLPILFDILKKCLDFEEQAMVEYPKQLTLSLLLLICGKLENETVSEKNFNIELVIQCIRASQNPQTHYHAMLVLAHAAKVVPNEVLHHVMAVFTFVGSTLVRHDDTYSFEIISKILDTIIPILVSQQRTTTIEDVLRVFVDALMDVPEHRRVSLYTQLLNHVDAKQNLYLFLLFVLETEVLHPIREKKKAEKETPSQRIQISLQLSGEFSVETMLHTCSCLLKYINDLPDEKEEDMPQTHSLNLKSYTAKQFRHLKYLIITFVSSLLSSKSLIVKLSAKENLHIEGLYKEIIISVLSYIQRTQKVCDSGVNSPQAVYWKTILYHSYDLLDNVNDLLSSRMFLLVIKGLLVHSMLMVKKRALEVLNTKLQSGFSHHKSEDDQELFVLVKPILMIIEPAGLQSTLPSDQETLIQTALLSMKLIVKTLGPNDPERFIQVLDFISNILHSGKVQGNVQASVILCLAELCSVLRGHALPSLTSFMSAFLAVLKKQKSQDTCSMLLLSIVTAVNKLLESFATLLSPYLPKIICECSILISKWSSSSEDPKCQPLITRLNGIKKKLASVIPVRVLVPIIDQCYDILLAKQYHNAIVALISILEEQLSGLSSSDVSLNMSEFTNFFLKSLEFRSKDNASTEIANLVEGQLVKTLTAFTLKLSESTFRPFYLKLFDWAIRSGDSHERLITFYHLSEHIGQALKGLFVLFAGNILSNASEIMRDVGSQEKTDTEKSILLLEYVLKTLKAIFTYDSKKLINRERFELLMQPLVDLLEKDIDGIETLIKRNVELITPTIVQFAVAVADDGLWKEMNYQILLKMRNSKPEMRLVSLHCLAEIVAKLREDFMPLLPETIPFLAELLEDEDERVEKACQKAVREMEKVLGEPLQKYF from the exons ATGTCGACCTCCCTAGCAACCCAATTACGCCAATTGGCCGTCCCTTCCACCAACATTTATAAGGACGACAAGAAGAGATGTTCTCTCTTATTTGATCCCAAAGAAGCTGCCTCTATTAGGGGAGATATTGTATTTGAAATTGGTCTCGAGGGTCTGCAGCAGTTGGTAGCAAAAGATGAAACTTTCCTGGAATTCCTAGACAACTTATTTCATCCCTCCTCCAAAGATTTTGATAGAAACATTCATAGCAAAGAGGAAAACAAGAAGATcgataaaattataaagagaTTTTTTGTTGTGATAGGTCCATATATCTTAACAAATGCTGCGCACAAGGCGTTGGAGTGGCTGTATTTTCGGTATcatattaatgaatttaacaAAACAGACCTAATAACCACCGTCATTCCTTATTACACCACAAACATCTTTGTGCGTGTAGTACAAACCTGCAGCTTTAACCAAACTTCTGATCCATATTATTTCTTGAGCGCTATTAAGAAATCGGGGACTCAATTGGACAGATTAAGTTTGTTTCGACAAGTACACtccaatggaaaaattataaaatgccTAACTAagtttttaacacagttattGAAGACTCATAGTGACCAAACCTTAACAgtgcattttaatttttattgcacaaTCTTATGTGGTGCTATCGAGGTATCAAAGGATATTAAAGATCCTTTTATAACAGAAATTCTGCCTTTGCTGTTGGAAGGTCTGAGCTCTGAAATTCCAGATTTTGCCTCTGCTACCTTTGTAATTACTGCAAGGTTATTATCGAAATGCACTTTGTCCAGAAAGTTGCTAGATGTGATTCTTGAGAAAGTGTTTGACTTGAAGTGTAAGTCTGTAGCAATGGAGGCTGCTTTACTGGTGACTTTAGTTTATCAGCTACAGCCCCAATACACGGTGTTATCGGAAGGAGCTTTGAGTAATCTATTACAAAGCAGTTCTCTGCTGGACAATCTGGGAGTTCTGCACTCAACTGGCAGTTGTGTTTATCCCTGCTTAAAAGTGATCATAGAAGAATTCCTGAAGAGAGGAATTAGTGAAAATGAACCTGCATTTAGACTTATACTGTGCCATATTGTTAACAAGATTGAGTTTGATAGTTCCTTTATCACCTATTTTATCGGCCTTCTCTTAGACAAAACCAACAAGAAGGCCATAAATAATGTAGACATTAAGTATTGGCTTCAAGACATTATCAACATGCTTCAGTCTAAATACTCGGACAAATTCACAGACTCGATGGCTAAAGTTTTCAAAGACGAAAACGCAGATCATCGCCATCAAATCGTCAACAAACTAAGGCTGAACAAGCGGAAGTCCAAACATTCAATCAACTGGACAAGAATCGATTTTATCCAACCtaaatttgaggaaaaattgTTGAGCATACTAAAAGGTTTAGTTAAGTTAGTGGGCAAAAGTGTTGTGCCAATTCCTAAAATTGAAGATATTAAGGCTTTGAAGACGAGCCTTAATAACGCATTTGAAAAGTTGAAGTCTTTTGGCGAATATGAGGAAAGCAGAAGCTTAATTGAGCCAATGATGGATGTAGATTCAAGCGACGTTAACAAGATCATTGAAGGGGTTCTTAACGTATGTTCAGCTGGAGTTTTAAGCGAAACAAGCCTTCAAGGGCTTTTGTACGCAGTTGAAAAGACTCTTCCCACGTCACAATGCTTTCAGCTGCAGTCTGTGACCGCAGGCATTAATTTACTTGCAATACTTTCAAACGAGAGCAGTGATATTAGAAATACAACCATAGAAGTCATGAGTCAATTGCTGAAAAATCAAGAAACAGAGACTAATTGCTCATGGTTTCTCACAAAGCTTTTAACCTACAAGGAGGAAATCTTAGCCGATTCGGAACAAGTGGCTTTGGCGACacttaaattaatgaatttccctAAAGGCAAGCGATTTTTGTCTGATATTACCAGCATCATGTGCCTGAAGGATACCCCATTACATGTCACTTACGGTGCTCTTCAGTTAACGGTGCACATCAACGACTTTCAATTTCTTGAGCAGCTCAATCAGCACTTCCTGGAATTGTTCAAAAACAGGTCCGAATTCAGTAATCTCGAGAGCAAAATCCTTTGTAAGCTGGTTGAAAGTATTCAGCAGCCCATTATCTCTCAAGTCACCTTAACAGCTCATACCTGGAGATTCATTGTGTTCGCCCTCAATAAAATGGTCATAATCGACACCTCTCAAGAGGAAGCCGTCACCTTACCTACAATAGTCTTAGGGCAGCTTTCAAAAGATCTATACCATTTCCTGCCTGAAGATTTACTTGCAGAATTTTTGGGGCTGATATGTGACCTCTCGGCGATTTCTGAAGACCCTCAATTTTCCGCTTTGGccagcaaaattttcaaacacaTAGACTTGGACGTCAATCTTGTTGCTAAAATCCTTAAGGGCATGAGCGAAATTCAGTCTGACAGACCTATAACGCCAAGAAAAAGGCCGCAGGGACCTACGTTGGATGTTGTTGACACTTTGGCTTGGAAGAAAGGGGTTTGCCTGTTAGAATTCATCCAgagcaagaaaaaaatccgCAATAGCCAGATACTTCTCCCAATACTATTCGATATTTTGAAGAAGTGTTTGGACTTCGAGGAGCAAGCAATGGTGGAGTACCCCAAGCAGCTAACTCTGTCTTTATTGTTGTTGATATGCGGCAAGCTCGAGAACGAAACGGTTTCAGAGAAGAACTTCAACATCGAGCTGGTAATCCAGTGCATTCGAGCTTCGCAAAACCCGCAAACCCACTACCACGCTATGCTAGTGCTAGCTCATGCAGCGAAAGTGGTCCCCAACGAAGTGTTGCATCACGTGATGGCAGTTTTTACCTTTGTAGGCTCAACCCTGGTCAGACACGATGACACCTATAGCTTCGAAATCATCTCTAAAATCCTGGATACGATCATTCCGATTTTGGTCAGTCAGCAGCGAACCACTACTATAGAAGACGTGTTAAGGGTCTTCGTGGATGCTTTAATGGACGTACCCGAGCATAGAAGAGTGTCTCTGTATACGCAACTGCTGAATCATGTCGACGCTAAACAGAATTTGTACTTGTTCCTCTTGTTCGTGCTCGAGACGGAAGTGTTGCACCCAATTAGGGAGAAGAAGAAGGCTGAGAAAG AAACACCCTCTCAGAGGATCCAAATCTCGTTGCAACTCAGCGGAGAATTTTCAGTGGAGACGATGCTGCACACTTGCTCGTGTCTTCTGAAATACATAAATGATTTACCCGATGAAAAAGAGGAGGACATGCCTCAAACGCATTCACTCAACCTCAAGAGCTACACCGCGAAGCAATTCCGccacttgaaatatttaatcatcACTTTTGTCTCCAGTTTGCTCTCTTCCAAATCTTTGATCGTCAAATTGTCAGCAAAAGAGAACCTCCACATAGAAGGCCTATACAAGGAAATAATCATTAGCGTCTTGTCGTACATTCAAAGAACCCAAAAAGTGTGTGATAGCGGCGTCAACAGCCCCCAAGCAGTCTACTGGAAAACCATTTTGTACCACAGTTACGATCTTCTAGACAACGTCAACGATTTGCTTAGTTCTCGAATGTTCCTTCTTGTGATTAAAGGTCTGTTAGTGCACAGCATGCTTATGGTCAAAAAGAGAGCTTTGGAGGTGTTGAACACCAAGCTGCAAAGCGGATTTTCGCACCACAAAAGCGAAGACGATCAAGAGTTGTTTGTCCTGGTCAAGCCAATACTGATGATCATCGAGCCTGCCGGACTGCAAAGTACCTTACCTTCAGACCAGGAGACTTTAATTCAAACAGCACTCCTGTCTATGAAGCTCATAGTCAAGACTTTGGGCCCCAATGACCCTGAAAGATTCATTCAAGTCTTGGACTTTATATCAAACATTCTGCATTCGGGAAAAGTACAGGGCAACGTCCAAGCCTCCGTCATCCTTTGCTTAGCTGAATTATGTTCAGTTTTACGAGGCCACGCTTTACCGAGCCTGACATCATTCATGTCAGCCTTCCTGGCAGTTCTGAAAAAGCAAAAGTCCCAGGACACATGCAGCATGCTGCTGCTGAGCATAGTAACTGCAGTGAATAAACTACTAGAGAGTTTTGCTACTTTATTGAGCCCATACTTACCAAAGATCATTTGTGAATGCTCAATACTGATCAGTAAATGGAGCAGCTCATCTGAAGACCCCAAGTGTCAGCCACTAATTACTAGACTAAATGGTATTAAGAAGAAGTTAGCATCAGTTATTCCAGTCAGGGTTTTAGTGCCAATAATAGACCAATGCTATGACATTCTACTGGCAAAGCAATACCACAACGCCATTGTAGCCCTCATAAGCATCCTGGAAGAGCAGCTCTCCGGTCTAAGCTCTAGTGATGTGTCTTTGAACATGTCAGAGTTTACCAATTTCTTCCTGAAATCTTTGGAGTTTCGTTCCAAAGACAATGCCTCCACTGAAATTGCTAATTTGGTCGAAGGCCAATTAGTAAAAACGCTTACCGCCTTCACATTGAAGCTGTCAGAGAGCACTTTCAGGCCATTCTACCTTAAGCTCTTCGACTGGGCCATTAGAAGCGGAGACAGCCACGAACGTCTCATaacattttatcatttatcAGAACACATTGGTCAGGCCCTGAAGGGACTCTTCGTGCTCTTTGCCGGGAATATCCTCAGCAACGCCTCGGAGATAATGCGAGACGTAGGTTCACAAGAAAAAACTGATACTGAAAAAAGCATACTTCTGTTGGAATACGTGCTCAAGACGCTAAAAGCGATTTTCACCTATGACAGCAAGAAGCTGATCAACAGAGAGAGATTCGAGTTGCTTATGCAACCCTTGGTGGACTTGTTGGAGAAAGACATTGATGGAATAGAGACACTGATTAAACGTAACGTAGAGCTGATAACCCCGACGATAGTCCAGTTCGCTGTGGCTGTAGCAGACGACGGTTTATGGAAGGAAATGAACTATCAAATCCTGCTCAAAATGCGCAATTCCAAGCCTGAGATGCGGCTGGTTTCTCTGCATTGTTTGGCGGAGATAGTGGCGAAGCTACGGGAAGACTTTATGCCGCTTCTACCGGAAACCATACCGTTTTTGGCGGAGCTTTTGGAGGACGAAGACGAGAGGGTGGAGAAGGCATGTCAGAAGGCTGTAAGGGAGATGGAGAAAGTATTGGGAGAGCCGTTGCAGAAGTATTTTTAA
- the LOC136342019 gene encoding growth hormone-inducible transmembrane protein-like → MSQILAIKLCKAPVFQQSCSLLKQLPSRAIPVRNYATEGRDALARAARRQTLKERAMAPTTGRVFNIGRGAVAGGSVLGLGALCYYGFSSGTGASALEQSHLWPQYVRDRIKTTYLYFGSSIAVTAASAAAAFRSPAILNLVTRNGFIGIGVSLAAIIGTGMLVRGIEYRPGFGPKQMAWLFHSAVMGAMVAPLCFLGGPILMRAAWYTAGVVGGLSSIAVCAPNDTFLYMGGPLAMGLGVVFCSSIGSMFLPPTTALGAGLYSISLYGGLLLFSAFLLYDTQRIVMQAQMYPKNPEYQGVRPYDPINSAISIYLDTLNIFIRIATMLAMGQNKRK, encoded by the exons ATGTCTCAAATCCTAGCAATCAAACTGTGCAAAGCCCCAGTGTTCCAACAAAGCTGCAGCTTACTGAAACAGCTCCCTTCGAGAGCAATCCCAGTAAGAAATTATGCCACTGAAGGGAGAGATGCTTTGGCACGCGCGGCCAGACGACAGACACTCAAGGAACGCGCTATGGCCCCAACAACTGGCAGAG TCTTTAACATTGGCCGTGGAGCTGTTGCTGGTGGGTCAGTGCTTGGTCTTGGAGCTCTTTGCTATTATGGCTTTTCCTCTGGAACAGGGGCTAGTGCGTTGGAACAATCTCA TCTATGGCCGCAATATGTAAGAGATCGTATCAAGACCACTTACTTGTACTTTGGGAGTTCAATCGCTGTTACTGCGGCCAGTGCAGCTGCAGCCTTCCGATCGCCTGCTATCTTGAATCTGGTGACTCGCAATGGATTTATT GGAATTGGTGTGAGTTTGGCAGCGATTATAGGTACAGGCATGCTCGTTCGAGGCATAGAATATCGACCAG GTTTTGGACCAAAGCAAATGGCTTGGTTGTTCCACTCAGCAGTCATGGGTGCGATGGTGGCGCCTCTCTGCTTCTTGGGAGGTCCCATTTTAATGCGAGCAGCTTGGTATACTGCGGGTGTAGTAGGTGGACTCAGCAGCATTGCAGTGTGCGCCCCCAACGACACATTCCTTTACATGGGGGGACCGTTGGCCATGGGATTGGGGGTTGTGTTTTGTAGCTCCATTGGCTCCATGTTTTTGCCTCCCACCACTGCCCTGGGTGCAGGATTGTACTCAATATCCCTGTATGGAGGACTCCTGCTATTTTCTGCTTTCTTGCTGTATGATACTCAGCGCATTGTGATGCAAGCTCAGATGTACCCGAAGAACCCTGAATATCAGGGAGTGCGACCCTATGATCCCATCAACAG TGCCATTTCCATTTACTTGGACACACTGAACATTTTCATCAGGATCGCGACTATGCTGGCAATGGGGCAAAATAAACGGAAATAA